The stretch of DNA ATCCTCAATTCTGTCATAGATTTGTTCTTGTGACTGGCTCTTCAGTAATATAATCTTTTCTTGATCTGGAATGCGAATCAAATCTAACAACGCCAGTAGCTTCGATACCGGCATAGCCTGGGATCCTCCTGCAAGTTCTTCCAGTCCCTTCTTTATCTGTTGATATTGATTTTCATAACCTTTAACCATGCATTCGAGTTCATCTTTCCTGGCGCGGAATTTTTTCTGTCCTGTTTCACTTATACAAATAGGAATTTTGTATTCCCTGAATATTGGCTTGCTAAAATAATCCCTTAAATTGTCAAATTTATCCTGAAATTGATCAACCTGACTCTGATTATTAAAAAATGCGCCCTGTGTTAAAACAAATACATCATCGCCACTAAAATTCTCATCTGTGAGTAAATGCAATCTTACTGTTTCCTGACCTTCTATTCCGACTTGTTCAAAGTGGTTATTATCACCACGTTTTAATTGAAGCGGTGTCTTAAAATGTTGATTTTCTTCTCCATAAGCACTTAGCCGCATAGAAAAGGGATGAGCAAAACTTAATTTTAAATATGCAAGATTGTCTTTTTTAAAAGTACGATAACCAATAGGGAAGGAGATGGGAGCACTATACATAAAAAACAAAGAAAAAATGGCCCGGACTTGTTTTAATGGAGAACCGTCTTTGCTTTGTTCCGTCTGCTTGTCCAATTCACTCGCTTTCTGCAATTCTTCACCAGAAAACACTACATCGTTTACATCATTAAAAGAATAAATTACCGTATTTTCTTTCAACCACTTCGCGGATACGGTAGCTACATAACAAGGCATAATTTGTTTTCTTAGTGTTAAAAATGCCTTATTGTATCATTTCTTGGTCATTATGTGGTGACTTTTTTAAAAGTCTGAGACTGGATCATTGTCGTCATCAAACGTTATCTGTGGGGCAAGGGTTATAAAAGAAAGTAATCAATGAGTGAGCGTCATTGTATTATTTATTAATAGTTCTTGTCGATATAAGGGTATTATTCAACTGGAACGTTAGACTGTATATGGAGAGGAAATAACAATCCGGATATTGGCGAGTTGGAGCCGATATCCAGATCATGAATCAATTAAAACTAGCCGTAAATCTCATTAATTTCTTCTGCGGCGCGGCGAAATAATTCGAAAACTGTATTTTCATCGGCATTTTTTGCATACTGAAGCGCTAACTTGGTTAATTCCAAAGCGGTGGCCTGAGCTGATTTTAAGGTTTCAGCGGCATGGCACATGAAATCATCCATATCCATCATATCATCTACAAACTCTTCATCAGTAAAATCATATTCGTGGATTTGCTCAACTTCCTGAGGCTTATTGTGTTTTTTTGACATTATAGTGGTTCTCTTGGTTAAACTGGTGCTAGTTTAGCAGCTATCTTGGTTTTTGTATCTCTAATTAAGGAATTGTTAAATCTAATATTTAAATGCTCATCGAATTAATCGCTCCGAGCCCCTGTTATTCTCACTCGGGCAGGAATAACAGGGGCCTGGCAATTTGCTAGCTACAGCCAGGAATTTTACCGCTCGGCGAATTACCCATTGGGAGCAACGGGGCGAAACTGCGAAGCGCTTCTGCTCCTGAGCGGTAGAAGTTATTTGATGCATGGGAGGGGTTTTGGAAGAATGTACTTTTGGGAGCCTCATTAATAATACTAATTTTTTCCTGAGCCATTTTTGCGCGTAGTTTAACACGGGTATTCTGGAGTGTAGTCAAGCTGGACTCCGCCAGCGCAATTCTTAACTCAGGGGTTTCCTCCAGCATGGTTTTCCCAAATTCATCAATTTCACTTTGAAGCATCTGACTATGGCTCTTGGAAAACGCCAGTTTAGACTCTGTAAACCAGCTAATAATTTTAGACTTCGGATATATATGGTCAGCAAGATCGGCAAGCAGCTCATGCCAGCTGCGTGAGTGGATTAGCCACATTTTCGCATCGTTCGGGAAGTCGACATAAATCTTTTCGAGATAACTTTCTCCGTAGACTATCAAGTCTTTGAGACGTTTCGATGAGTCATTAAATTGATTTTCAAAGGCTTCCAGTCCGCTGTGTACCATGGTAGTGGAAAGCAGTGAATTACCTTGTTGTCTAAGGGGAGTGGCTCTGCTGAACAACTCCTGGCAGGGCGTGACTCCTTCATCAAATTCTGTTTTAAGCGCATTTACTGATTCAAGATAATCAAAATAGTCCTGATTTTGAATCGCATCATTATAAAATAAACCATAATACAGTTCAGATATTCCCAGGCAGGTCCGGTATACGCTTAATGCCGCCGCAAATTGTCCCATAAATGCCTGTGCAAAAGGAGTATAGGACTTCTCCGGGTTGAACGTGTAACAGGCAGCGTCCTGTAATTGAAAGGGCAAGCCAGAATGGATTATACATTCATCAAGTGCCAATACAAAGCTATTGTAATTGCAGGCTTTTCCTGCCAAAGATTGTGCATCAACGAGGCATTTCCTCATCTTGGGTTCTAGCTCATTGAAGTTTACACCGACTTGCTCCCCTCTCGCGATCTCGGTTAGCTTATCGGTTCGGGATTTATCGAAAAAATAGGCCTCCAGCTTTTTTCTTATTGTTTCCGTGAGATCACGGTATTCAATAAAGCGTTTTTGAATAATCTCGGAAGTGGCTTCGATTTTTTTCTGATGAGTTTCCAGCGTCATAATCCTTTCCTTCACAATCCCTGGATAAACTATTTGTACTTAATCCTATCATCGGTGTCAAGTATAAGACATTTGTATCATGAATCTGGCATCAGAAGCTGTTCTGCATGCAGAAAAGTAATGGTCAGTCATTCATCTTGTATGTAAGATCCAGCAAAATCATCGCGAGTCAATATTAAGCGAATGTGTAATTAGGATTGAAAAATGAGAACGATATTTTTATTGATTGGATCCAATATTTTTATGACCTTTGCCTGGTATGGTCATTTAAAAACGCTTAATAATAAACCTATTTATGTGGCCATTTTAATAAGTTGGGGAATTGCCTTTTTTGAATACACTTTGCAAGTGCCAGCCAATCGCATCGGGTATAGGGAGTTTGATTTAGGGCAGTTAAAAGTGATTCAGGAAATTATCACTATCGGCATTTTTGCTTTGTTTTCCTATTTCTATATGCAAAAGCCGCTGGGCTTAAATTTTCTTTGTGCAGGATTATGCATGATAGCGGCGGCTTACTTCATTTTTAAGCAGCCATTCTAGTCTTCCCGGGATGTATTGACAATAAAAAGAAAGCCCAGCAGACTAGGTTTTGTTTCACAAGGATGTCATCGCTCCAAATGATGGTAGATGATTTAAGATTTTTTATGGAGAAATTAAATGAAATTAAAAGGAAAAGGCAGCACTAATTTTTTTCTGCCTGTTACAGGATTAATGCTCGCTTTGACTGGAGCAAGTCATGCTGGAACGATGGGCCCTGTGGTTACTGCCATTCCTAACACGATTTATCTTGGCGTTTTTGGCGGCGGCGGTGCTTCAACCAAGACGGATATTTATCAATATGGAACCGCCTTTTTTGAAGAAGCAGCGGGCGGGCCTTTGGCAGTCGATGCTTTCGGCAGATCGAATAGCCGCTCGGTTGGTATTGTGGGTGGTCAGGTCGGATATCAGTGGGCTGAAATTGTATCAAATCCTTTTAATTCCAATTGGGGCCTGGTGCCTGCTTTTGAACTCGAAGGCTATTATCTTGGCAAGAGCAAGTTTACCGGTCACGAAATAAACAATAATACCACGCGACTTCCGGAGCATGATTTTCTGGTAACTTATCCGATGAAGGCGGGTGTATTCCTTGCGAATGCCGTATTAAATTTCAATTCAGCTGAGTGTAAATTCCGCCCTTATGTCGGAGCAGGGATCGGCGGTGCAGTAATATCTGTCGACCACGCAAGCGCCATTCAGGTAGCGCCTCCAGAGCCCGGCGTTAATCACTACAGTGCCAATACCAGCGACGAAGAATCCGTTTTTGCCGGTCAGGTTAAAGTGGGAACCAGTTACGTATTTAGTGAACACGCAAGTCTCTTCGCTGAATATCGATGGCTCCACCTGGCAGCAAGCAATTATACTTTTGGATCAACAGTGTTTCCCGGACATGCGGCTACCAGTCCCTGGCTAGTGGAGTTCGATTCACAAAATTATAATCTGGGTGCTATCGGTATTCGTTATACGGTTTAGCCTCCCCGGTCGCTCCGAAGGCTCACTTGGTACCGAGCCTTCGGGGTGTAGCTTCGCTTTGAGGACGAACGGGATAAGCCCAGACACCCCGAATCGTTCGCGGTATTCATAGTCTCAATCAAAAGCTAATATCCTGGTAATTTTACAGACTCCTCTATTATGAATTTTAATAAAAGTCGTTTTAAATGATTTTAATCTTACTTTATTTGTACCCAATAGCCTTTCAAATTTAAGCTATTAAATCAGTCGCTCTTTCAAAAACGGATCAGGTAGTTCTACTTCTTCTGATCACCTGGCTAAGCATTTATTGATCTTTCTGTTTTCATGTTTGTCATGCTAATCTATAATGACGCTTTTTTGTTGATTATTTTGCTCTTATGAAAAAACCATTATCGGAATTACAACCTTCTATTTTTCCACCTCTTTTAACACGGTTTTCTACTCCACAACTTTTTAATTTTCGAATGTTTAGCTCAAATAATTGGCTTCACTCTGTATTAACTTTATTTTCAAGAAACGATTTTCAATCTACCAGAATTCAAACCAATCTATTAAAACAATGGGCTGCTCAACCTGCTCAGGTTACCAACCGAATATCTGCTCGCTATAAAAACACATTTGCTTATAAATTGTTAACTTTGATGAGGAAGAGCAATGCGTCAAGCTTATATCGGTTATTAGCTATGATTGTGCTTGCGGCTCTTTATGGTGTTAAATTTGAAATTGATGCGCTTTTTTTTGCAGAATTAAAGAATAAAATCAGCGAAGGTTCAAACGATGAATATCTTCCTGCCTTTCTTTTCTGCCTTAATCCTGAACAACTCGCCGAAATTATACTTATCATTTCTAACAAGCTAAATGAAACAAATTCAACTATACGCACAATAGACTTACGTTATTTGAATTTTCTGGCATTAAAGCTGGATGAGGCTACATTAATTTCATTTAAATCAACACTGATCAAAGTGTTATCTTCAGGCTCCTCTGTTGAAGATGAAGCTATCAAGTGTTTTAAAACTTTTATCCTGAGACTCAGTGCAACAGAACAATTAAAATTTTGTCTGGAAATATTAGAGCAGTTAGAGAGTTCCAGCGTTGCCGTTAAATGTTTGCAAGCTTGCAAATCATTATTAAATTCCTCCAATGTTAAAAGCATCATTTCCAAACTTTTTTTAAAAATAAAAGAGCCTCTAACAGGCACTGAACTTACCATTGTAACTCGCTGCATATCCTCTTTTTCAGGCAGAATGTCCCGGTTACAGCAAGAAGAACTAATCTCAATTATAACTGCCAAGTTAACGGATTCGAGCGATCCTGCTAAATGGGTCATTAGGGATACACTGCTGGCAGTGGATGTATTGGCTAGTTATTTGCCCAGTGATTTATTATTCGAATTGATGCAAGTAATAGCTAAGTGTTTAGTCACGCAGACACATGAAGAACTGGCTGCCAACCGAATCATTCAAATGGCCGAGCATCTTGGCCAGCCGGATCGAATAAGATTATTTGCAAGCATAGAACAGCATCTAAATAATCTGCCTGATGTGAAATTTGCCAAGAACTTACGCCGTCTTTCTTCAGTGTTAAGCGCTGAAAACATAGAGCAGTTGGTTCCCAAGCTAATTAAAACAATTGATATGCCAACGTTGTACTATGATTCATTATTAACGTTAGCTGATTGCCTGCCCCAAATGAACTCAACAACATGGCAAGTATTTGTACCTAAATTGAGCCTTTTATTAACGGATTCAAAGGTTTTATTCCCCGCCTTGCTCTGTTTAAAAGCTATGCCTGCAGAACTAATACACGATCCTCTATGGCCCGGCATAAGTCAATTTTTAATTGACAATATAAAGCACTCAGATAAGTTAATCCTCGAACAAATATTAAAATGCATCCTTCGATTTTCAGCGGGCTTTAAAGAACAAAATGCATTTTTGGTACAGGAACTGGAAAGCATGCTCAATCAGGCTCCCACGGCTGAAGTCATCTCATGTCTGGATTCTTTCAGCGCAAGTTTAAGCCCTGATCGGTGCATGGACTTGGTCAGTACACTTATTAGTAAATTGAAAGGGGAATGGACATATCCTGAATATGATTTCTCTATGCTAAGCAAACTTCGTTTGAGTGCCTGGAATTGCATTATAAATAGGGCTCCTCGTTTGGATAGGCACAATTCTTTTCAGCTATGCATTCAATTAATGGATATGTTGAATCATGATTACAATAATAAATTAACTACATGCCTGTTAATTATGGTACGAAAGTTAAATAGTCATCAAATAGCAGAATTGATTTTAATAGCTATCAGCAATGAAAAAGAGCCTACAAATTATGAACACCGTCTGGTATCACCCCTAATCCTGGGTTTATTGGCACCCTTATTAAGAGAGCCAGATTTAGAAAAAATTATAACAAAAATTGAGAATTCAAAAGAAACCAATATACGCTCTTCTATCATTTTTGCATCTTATCTTACTCGACTTTTACCAATACTGGATTCAGAACAAACAGAACAGGCCGTTAACCATCTAAGCCAAAACCTTATGGAAAATGACATTTCTCTTTATATTTCCACATTAAATGCCCTGGTTGCAATCGCTTCAAAAACTGAAGTTGACTTGGATTTAGGACCCAGTCTTTATCAAAATCTGCAAAAAGCGCTTCACTCTTCAGAAAATCGCAATCGGATAGTCAATTCGGCAAGTAGTTTAATTCTTTGTAATGTTTCAGGAGAAATTACTGATAGTACTAACTTAAGCCTGGAAGGTTTCTACGTCAAATTGTTTGCAGAGGTATTTTTGAAACTCAAGCCGTATTTGCAAGAAGTCACCCATGTTGAAAAGCTTGATTCAGATGAAGAGAGAAGGTTTTCAATATCCTGAGAGCTGAGGACACATTTTTTCAGAACTTAAGCGTCCTTTTTGGACAATTCTTTTACACCTGGGATCAAGTTTTAGTTAATTATATTAATTTAACCGCTTCAAAATGGCGGGCGAAGAACTCACCTAATTGAAAATGTGTCTTGCAATTTGTTTTCTCTTTAATGTTGGCAATAGTTTTATTCACCGTAATTTCAGCAATATTATTAATGTGAGCGATTTGACTGATAGTATTGCCTGAGTGCAGTTCTTTTAGGATACTGATTTCACGTTTCGTTAAAGGTTTGGTGCATTCCGGTAAATCAAATTTCTTTAAATCAAAATCAGGTGTGATTAGTTTAAAATCTTCTTCATTAAATGAAAAACCTTGCGCGTCTTTATTTAAGGTGAATTCTATTTCATAGGCTCTATTCAAGTGTTTGTTAGACTTCATTGTATCTTTAAAATAAAGTATAAATAATTTTAAGAAATCTAATTGGCTTAAATAAACCTGATTAATTGCCGTGCCTGGCTTATTAGTAGCGAAATGAAAAAATTGATAAACATGTTCTTCTTTTTCTATTATAGAAAAAGTATGTAATACCCCAAATTGACCCGCTTCAACATGCATTTTTTCACTTAAACCATAGCGAGTAATGCCATCCCACAATACATACGGACCTAAGTATGTTGAATTCGCGGTATGTATATCAACATTGTAATAATGTTGCTGTAAATAATGTTCAATAAGCGCTGAATTATTACTGATGGCGGAAAATTTACTCCCAATAACTTTAACATGCGCAAAGTAAGTAATGCCCAACACCTCTAATGGTCTACAAATGACCTGAATATCTTCTACAAAATTCAATGTAGGGTGCAGCTGAATT from Legionella quinlivanii encodes:
- a CDS encoding DMT family protein, which translates into the protein MRTIFLLIGSNIFMTFAWYGHLKTLNNKPIYVAILISWGIAFFEYTLQVPANRIGYREFDLGQLKVIQEIITIGIFALFSYFYMQKPLGLNFLCAGLCMIAAAYFIFKQPF
- a CDS encoding outer membrane protein, with the translated sequence MKLKGKGSTNFFLPVTGLMLALTGASHAGTMGPVVTAIPNTIYLGVFGGGGASTKTDIYQYGTAFFEEAAGGPLAVDAFGRSNSRSVGIVGGQVGYQWAEIVSNPFNSNWGLVPAFELEGYYLGKSKFTGHEINNNTTRLPEHDFLVTYPMKAGVFLANAVLNFNSAECKFRPYVGAGIGGAVISVDHASAIQVAPPEPGVNHYSANTSDEESVFAGQVKVGTSYVFSEHASLFAEYRWLHLAASNYTFGSTVFPGHAATSPWLVEFDSQNYNLGAIGIRYTV
- a CDS encoding helix-turn-helix transcriptional regulator is translated as MNHNRKIQLHPTLNFVEDIQVICRPLEVLGITYFAHVKVIGSKFSAISNNSALIEHYLQQHYYNVDIHTANSTYLGPYVLWDGITRYGLSEKMHVEAGQFGVLHTFSIIEKEEHVYQFFHFATNKPGTAINQVYLSQLDFLKLFILYFKDTMKSNKHLNRAYEIEFTLNKDAQGFSFNEEDFKLITPDFDLKKFDLPECTKPLTKREISILKELHSGNTISQIAHINNIAEITVNKTIANIKEKTNCKTHFQLGEFFARHFEAVKLI